Proteins from a single region of Chanodichthys erythropterus isolate Z2021 chromosome 13, ASM2448905v1, whole genome shotgun sequence:
- the slc1a3a gene encoding solute carrier family 1 member 3a → MTQSNGETRLQRSRVQQLRDGITERSLRARTSVQNITTNDIKGFFIRNAFVILTVVAVIIGTILGFGLRPYKMSYREVKYFSFPGELLMRMLQMLVLPLLVSSLITGMAALDSRASGKMGMRAVVYYTTTTIIAVIIGIVMVLIIHPGKGSRDEFKKHEKIEQVSPADAFLDLIRNMFPPNLVQACTQQFKTQYAKRVVTVKILVNDTLFSLNNGSQELKREEMIPVLGTVNGVNALGLVFFSMCFGLIIGNMKEQGQPLRDFFDCLNEAIMRLVAIIMWYAPLGILFLIAGKIVEMDDISEMGGQLGMYTITVIIGLLIHAVIVLPLLYFVVTRKNPFVFIAGLLQALVTALGTSSSSATLPITFKCLEENNHVDKRITRFVLPVGATINMDGTALYEALAAIFIAQVNNMEMNFGEILTISITATAASIGAAGIPQAGLVTMVIVLTSVGLPTDDISLIIAVDWLLDRLRTTTNVLGDSIGAGIVEHLSRHELHSTDAEIGNSVVEENETKKSYQLISQESECENAKNPDSETKM, encoded by the exons ATGACTCAGAGTAACGGGGAGACGCGTCTGCAGCGCAGCAGAGTGCAGCAGCTGCGGGACGGCATCACTGAGCGCTCGCTGCGGGCCCGAACCTCCGTGCAGAACATCACCACTAATGACATCAAAGGCTTCTTCATTCGGAATGCTTTCGTCATCCTCACAGTCGTGGCCGTCATCATTG GTACAATTTTGGGATTCGGACTGCGGCCATATAAAATGTCATATCGAGAAGTTAAGTACTTCTCCTTTCCCGGAGAGCTGCTGATGAGAATGCTGCAGATGCTGGTGCTCCCCCTGCTGGTGTCCAGTTTAATTACAG GTATGGCCGCTCTGGACAGCCGAGCGTCAGGGAAGATGGGTATGAGAGCTGTAGTGTACTACACCACCACCACTATCATCGCTGTAATCATTGGGATCGTCATGGTGCTCATCATCCACCCAGGAAAAGGCTCAAGAGACGAATTCAAAAAACACGAGAAAATAGAACAAGTCAGTCCAGCAGATGCCTTCCTCGATCTCATCAG aAACATGTTTCCTCCTAATTTAGTGCAAGCTTGTACGCAACAG TTTAAAACACAGTATGCCAAGCGAGTGGTCACAGTTAAAATTCTGGTGAACGACACATTGTTCAGTTTGAATAACGGGTCACAGGAACTCAAACGTGAAGAGATGATACCAGTGCTGGGAACAGTTAATGGAGTCAATGCACTCGGACTTGTGTTCTTCTCCATGTGCTTTGGCCTCATCATTGGAAACATGAAGGAGCAGGGCCAACCGCTACGGGATTTCTTTGACTGTCTGAATGAGGCCATCATGAGGCTAGTTGCAATTATCATGTG GTACGCTCCACTGGGCATATTGTTCCTGATTGCTGGAAAGATAGTTGAGATGGATGATATATCAGAAATGGGAGGCCAGTTGGGAATGTACACCATCACAGTCATCATTGGCCTACTGATACATGCAGTCATCGTACTGCCCTTGCTCTACTTCGTTGTGACGCGTAAAAATCCATTTGTGTTCATCGCTGGACTTCTGCAAGCCCTTGTCACTGCTCTTGGTACCTCTTCCAG CTCTGCCACTCTGCCCATCACCTTTAAGTGTCTAGAAGAAAATAACCATGTGGATAAACGAATAACCCGTTTTGTGCTGCCCGTGGGAGCCACCATAAACATGGACGGCACAGCTCTGTACGAGGCTCTGGCTGCCATCTTCATCGCACAGGTCAATAACATGGAGATGAACTTTGGAGAGATCCTAACCATCAG CATCACAGCAACAGCAGCCAGCATTGGTGCAGCTGGAATCCCTCAGGCCGGCCTGGTTACCATGGTGATAGTGTTGACTTCCGTGGGATTGCCCACTGATGACATCAGTCTAATTATCGCTGTTGACTGGTTGCT AGATCGGCTGCGCACCACCACAAATGTTTTGGGCGACTCTATTGGTGCTGGCATAGTGGAGCACCTGTCCCGTCACGAGCTGCATTCTACCGATGCCGAGATCGGAAACTCCGTGGTGGAGGAGAATGAGACCAAGAAATCATATCAGCTCATCTCTCAGGAGAGCGAGTGTGAGAATGCCAAGAACCCTGACAGCGAGACCAAAATGTAA